One Dermacentor silvarum isolate Dsil-2018 chromosome 10, BIME_Dsil_1.4, whole genome shotgun sequence genomic window carries:
- the LOC125941116 gene encoding uncharacterized protein LOC125941116, with the protein MPLYVVLVKNSNGESEIVALILCAGEDEATLQALFSRFNVNNRSTTDTKVIMTDKYFVKRKTLKTAFPCAASTVCLFHVLRTFRREVTVEETGVTSQMRMHILELLQKLCYSQTEEEYQETYKSLQNTGCAKVLQYFNKNWHPIGNEWVKGFKHQATTFGNSKNNRVEAINQKIMQAVKRYAPLHEMFSDLLTVMNSLHLQRDQTAMEALLKAPVVRNLTRCEQEYCNILTPYAFAIVSKELKKANEMDSLEQYAHLEVSEESCSCCLSKAMRLPCRHTFFYRKELGLPMFFDNATPTRWTRSFYSLSCRLFTTDPTVAGQANVLSHLAARKVMSECQKHRQATVILLNIATLVVELPMRKYQQAMELLKALKKSIEERKEVYLVEIATHDASDNIVPIIDSTSQPVDIPASSEGTTGPVSLPTREGAPAAMLQQACSASGQPMAIPAPGEGTTGPVSLRTHSGRSTCSNIAESMQCKW; encoded by the exons ATGCCATTGTACGTTGTCCTTGTGAAGAATTCCAATGGTGAGAGTGAAATAGTGGCATTGATATTGTGTGCAGGGGAGGACGAGGCAACATTACAAGCATTGTTTTCAAGGTTTAATGTGAACAACAGGTCAACCACGGACACTAAAGTTATTATGACTGACAAATATTTTGTAAAAAGAAAGACCTTGAAGACTGCGTTTCCCTGTGCAGCGAGCACTGTATGCTTATTTCATGTCCTGAGAACATTTAGAAGGGAGGTGACCGTAGAGGAGACGGGTGTCACTAGTCAGATGAGGATGCACATTCTGGAATTattgcagaaattgtgctactcCCAAACTGAAGAAGAATACCAAGAGACCTATAAAAGCTTGCAGAACACTGGTTGTGCCAAGGTTCTTCAATATTTCAATAAGAATTGGCACCCGATAGGCAATGAATGGGTGAAAGGCTTCAAACATCAAGCCACAACATTTGGAAATTCTAAAAATAACCGTGTTGAAGCCATCAATCAGAAGATAATGCAAGCTGTCAAGCGGTATGCGCCTCTCCACGAGATGTTTTCTGACCTGCTTACTGTCATGAACAGTCTGCATCTTCAACGGGATCAGACAGCAATGGAAGCCTTGCTGAAGGCCCCAGTGGTGAGAAATTTAACACGTTGTGAACAAGAATACTGTAACATCTTGACACCATATGCATTTGCAATAGTCTCCAAGGAACTGAAAAAAGCAAATGAAATGGATTCCTTAGAACAGTATGCTCATCTCGAAGTGTCTGAGGAAAGCTGCTCTTGTTGTCTATCCAAAGCAATGCGCCTTCCATGTAGACACACATTCTTTTACCGTAAAGAGCTTGGTCTACCCATGTTCTTTGACAACGCAACACCAACAAGATGGACAAGAAGCTTTTACAGTCTGTCTTGTCGACTCTTCACCACAGATCCAACTGTTGCTGGCCAAGCTAACGTGCTTTCTCATCTAGCTGCAAGAAAGGTCATGTCAGAGTGTCAGAAGCATAGACAAGCTACGGTAATTCTCCTAAATATTGCGACACTTGTTGTAGAACTGCCAATGCGAAAGTATCAACAAGCAATGGAACTGTTGAAGGCATTAAAGAaaagcatcgaagaaagaaaagaggtgTACCTTGTTGAAATAGCAACACATGACGCTTCAGACAACATCGTGCCAATCATAGACAGCACAA GCCAGCCCGTGGACATACCGGCATCCAGCGAAGGCACAACAGGGCCCGTGTCACTACCCACTCGGGAAGGAGCACCTGCAGCAATGTTGCAGCAAGCATGCAGTGCAAGTG GCCAGCCCATGGCCATACCAGCACCCGGCGAAGGCACAACAGGGCCCGTGTCACTACGTACACACTCGGGAAGGAGCACCTGCAGCAATATTGCAGAAAGCATGCAGTGCAAGTGGTAA